The following proteins are encoded in a genomic region of Deltaproteobacteria bacterium:
- the erpA gene encoding iron-sulfur cluster insertion protein ErpA, which yields MGTGLKPLVSLTDNAAAKVRAFREKTPDAKDKMFRVFVEGGGCSGFQYGFTFDELRAGDEKVACGDIDVLIDPQSKTYLMGSVVDFVEDFKGSGFTVRNPNAKGSCGCGTSFTV from the coding sequence ATGGGGACCGGCCTTAAGCCGCTTGTCAGCTTGACCGACAATGCCGCGGCCAAGGTGAGGGCCTTCAGGGAGAAAACGCCCGATGCAAAGGACAAGATGTTCCGCGTTTTTGTGGAGGGGGGGGGATGTAGCGGGTTTCAGTACGGGTTTACCTTTGATGAACTCCGCGCCGGAGATGAAAAAGTGGCCTGTGGAGATATCGATGTTCTGATCGATCCGCAGAGCAAAACCTATCTGATGGGGTCGGTGGTCGATTTCGTGGAGGATTTCAAGGGCTCCGGCTTTACGGTGAGAAACCCCAACGCCAAAGGTTCCTGCGGGTGCGGCACGTCATTTACCGTTTAA